The Candidatus Dependentiae bacterium genome contains a region encoding:
- the rpsO gene encoding 30S ribosomal protein S15, with protein sequence MLTQEEKLALIKEFGKNEQDSGSTAVQIALLTKNMAVVQGHLGVHKKDFSTQRGLMQMVNDRKRLLIYLQKCDDASYRDVIKRLGIRK encoded by the coding sequence ATGTTAACACAAGAAGAAAAATTAGCTCTTATTAAAGAATTTGGCAAAAATGAACAGGATTCTGGTTCAACCGCTGTTCAAATAGCTCTCCTAACAAAAAATATGGCTGTTGTTCAAGGTCATTTGGGAGTTCATAAAAAAGACTTCAGTACACAACGTGGACTGATGCAAATGGTTAATGATAGAAAAAGACTTTTAATCTATCTACAAAAATGTGACGACGCTAGTTACAGAGATGTGATTAAACGTCTTGGAATCAGAAAATAA